A genomic segment from Daphnia carinata strain CSIRO-1 chromosome 1, CSIRO_AGI_Dcar_HiC_V3, whole genome shotgun sequence encodes:
- the LOC130691952 gene encoding uncharacterized protein LOC130691952, with the protein MHLALSFVILAIAVAANVEAQYGYHNPYGYGNPANFAPPYPGPYGYPQPGPYAQPQQNYFRAGYPQPSFEGKNDQPDTRLFLGTVTITLATTTSTSTIVTSTTCTTSARAISICSPSGRRRRGLGLNISQKARGLFYNDDDDESETGSIFSRSDNPETVPVAPAVEPDVDRQARSTQPMVPFVVQPGFNAPEAIRGGRFLVTFGTSTSITTTTSTYTAILTAACRSTTSYNTCTGTGK; encoded by the exons atgcaTCTTGCTCTCAGCTTTGTCATTTTGGCCATAGCTGTAGCCGCTAACGTCGAAGCGCAATACGGTTACCACAACCCATACGGTTATGGTAACCCAGCCAACTTTGCTCCCCCTTATCCAGGACCTTACGGTTACCCCCAACCTGGACCTTATGCTCAACCTCAGCAAAATTACTTCCGCGCCGGCTACCCTCAGCCATCGTTTGAAGGTAAAAATGACCAACCCGACACGCGTCTTTTCCTTGGAACTGTCACCATCACTTTGGCCACGACAACCTCCACCAGCACCATCGTCACATCTACCACTTGCACTACTTCCGCCAGAGCCATCTCGATTTGCTCTCCTTCcggccgtcgtcgtcgtggcCTCGGTTTGAACATCAGCCAGAAAGCCCGCGGACTTTTCtacaacgacgacgacgacgaatcCGAAACCGGTAGCATCTTCAGCCGCTCAGA CAATCCTGAAACCGTGCCTGTCGCTCCAGCCGTCGAGCCAGATGTTGATCGTCAAGCCCGTTCCACCCAACCTATGGTTCCATTCGTCGTTCAGCCAGGTTTTAACGCCCCAGAGGCAATTCGAGGTGGTCGTTTCTTGGTCACCTTCGGAACATCTACCAGCATCACCACCACGACTTCCACCTACACTGCCATTTTGACTGCCGCATGCAGAAGCACCACAAGCTACAACACTTGCACTGGCACTGGAA
- the LOC132088204 gene encoding uncharacterized protein LOC132088204 encodes MNIALSCLLVLAATVATNAEADPQYPYYGYGHPAAYPPMPHYGNGYAPEQSNYFRAGLPNPSFENQDPKQDGRVFLGTVTITLATTTSTSTVTTSTTCTTSARAISICSPSGRRRRGVGLNNSQKARGLFYNDEQEKIEAESIFTRSE; translated from the coding sequence ATGAATATCGCACTGAGCTGTTTATTGGTTTTGGCCGCCACAGTCGCCACCAACGCCGAAGCCGATCCGCAGTACCCCTACTACGGTTACGGCCATCCTGCGGCATATCCTCCTATGCCTCATTACGGCAATGGCTACGCCCCCGAACAATCCAACTACTTCCGTGCCGGCCTTCCTAACCCTTCCTTTGAAAATCAGGACCCGAAACAGGACGGACGTGTTTTCTTGGGAACTGTCACCATCACGTTGGCCACGACAACTTCTACTAGCACCGTTACCACATCTACCACCTGCACCACTTCAGCCAGAGCCATCTCGATCTGCTCTCCTTCtggccgtcgtcgtcgtggtGTCGGTTTGAACAACAGCCAGAAAGCCCGCGGACTCTTCTACAACGACGAACAGGAAAAAATCGAAGCAGAGAGCATCTTCACTCGCTCCGAGTGA
- the LOC130691933 gene encoding uncharacterized protein LOC130691933, producing MLRLIITLVFLCYFLAAVAGDPQRYFFPSGYQRHYLYPSPVYHNNKQQIESSYQPLGYFRSGLPLQEEDQPFVHRNPNPRLFLNLFTMSNGGSALITLTYSTSTTTKTNTITKFCTTSTAALVTCSPAGRRRRGVGRRGLYHDEDDVSENVQDIAALPTVSEQPTITATFNEDGDIKRESVGGDASAYLLPSMSGNNNGRQLISFGVSTSTVTATATYTSVIIAVCASTSGFPTCASG from the exons atgctccGTTTAATCATCACACTCGTCTTTCTCTGCTATTTCCTGGCTGCCGTCGCGGGAGATCCACAACGTTACTTTTTCCCATCCGGTTACCAGAGACACTATCTATATCCTTCGCCAGTGTATCACAACAATAAGCAGCAGATCGAATCGTCGTACCAGCCGCTGGGATACTTCCGCAGTGGCTTACCTCTCCAAGAGGAAGATCAACCATTCGTCCACCGCAACCCGAATCCCCGTCTCTTCCTCAATTTATTCACGATGAGCAACGGAGGAAGCGCGTTGATAACACTAACCTATTCAACATCGACGACAACGAAAACCAATACGATTACCAAATTCTGTACTACCTCAACCGCAGCATTAGTTACTTGCTCTCCGGCAggacgtcgtcgtcgtggAGTGGGCCGTCGTGGACTCTACCACGATGAAGATGATGTATCAGAGAACGTGCAAGACATTGCCGCGTTACCAAC TGTTTCGGAGCAACCTACTATCACGGCTACTTTCAATGAGGATGGTGACATTAAACGGGAAAGTGTAGGTGGAGATGCTTCCGCATACCTCCTTCCATCCATGTCCGGAAATAACAACGGACGTCAGTTGATTTCATTCGGGGTGTCCACTTCAACGGTTACTGCGACTGCAACGTATACTTCCGTCATAATTGCTGTTTGCGCAAGCACTAGCGGCTTCCCAACATGTGCCTCTGGCTAA
- the LOC130692183 gene encoding LOW QUALITY PROTEIN: G2/mitotic-specific cyclin-B-like (The sequence of the model RefSeq protein was modified relative to this genomic sequence to represent the inferred CDS: inserted 1 base in 1 codon), which produces MLRGKSSLSTSGKFTGAVIKQRAVLGDICSNKSTLTNVASETDFKKPQLLPSKIFKKQVQDSENVPQPLPSDKDVVQPAADTERRQSFSSQNLEIEXIDTESNPQLVAVYVKDIYKYLHELEEKAVIKPNYMEGYKIRPTMRTILIDWMVEVHGRFKLLQETLYLTVATMDRFLQVEPTIVRHDLQLVGLTCMFIASKFEEMYTPEIHDFVFMSDKAYTKKEILRMELRILKALDFSLGRPLPLHFLRRYTKAATHVYDWVDVLHHTLSKYLMELSLPEYEFCHFLPSQLAAASLCLSLKILDERETPIEVLWNDTLVFYSGYTYGDLEPIVEKLCSLIIKSETSKYQAIRKKYLVSKFYQISALPNFKSPVTHAFLAKMALKNSNFIHVSYPNDGC; this is translated from the exons ATGCTAAGAGGCAAAAGTAGTCTGTCAACAAGTGGTAAATTTACGGGAGCAGTAATTAAGCAGAGGGCTGTTTTGGGGGACATTTGTAGCAACAAATCAACGCTGACAAATGTAGCCTCTGAGACTGATTTTAAGAAACCACAACTTTTACCTTCTAAGATCTTTAAGAAACAAGTTCAAGATTCAGAGAA TGTACCTCAGCCACTGCCAAGTGACAAGGATGTTGTCCAACCTGCTGCAGATACAGAAAGACGGCAATCATTTTCCTCTCAAAATTTGGAGATTG AAATTGACACAGAATCTAATCCACAGCTGGTTGCTGTCTATGTCAAGGACATCTATAAATACTTGCATGAGTTAGAG GAAAAAGCTGTCATTAAACCCAATTACATGGAAGGCTACAAGATCAGGCCAACCATGCGCACGATCTTAATTGACTGGATGGTGGAAGTCCATGGGCGTTTCAAACTACTCCAGGAAACACTGTATTTGACAGTGGCTACTATGGATCGTTTTCTTCAG GTTGAGCCTACTATTGTTCGGCATGATCTGCAACTTGTGGGCCTTACGTGTATGTTCATCGCTTCTAAATTCGAAGAGATGTACACTCCTGAGATTCATGACTTCGTTTTCATGTCGGATAAGGCTTATACAAAGAAGGAAATTCTGCGCATGGAATTACGTATCCTTAAGGCATTGGACTTTAGTTTAGGCCGTCCGCTTCCCCTTCATTTCTTACGTCGGTACACAAAAGCTGCCACGCATGTTTATGACTGG GTTGACGTTCTGCACCACACCCTGTCAAAGTATCTGATGGAACTGTCGTTGCCAGAATACGAGTTCTGTCACTTTTTACCATCGCAACTGGCTGCGGCATCGCTATGCTTGTCTCTTAA GATTCTTGATGAACGTGAAACACCTATTGAAGTTTTATGGAACGACACGTTGGTTTTTTATTCTGGGTACACTTACGGAGATCTGGAGCCGATAGTGGAGAAACTTTGCTCATTGATTATTAAATCGGAAACGAGCAAGTATCAG GCTATTCGAAAGAAGTATCTTGTCTCCAAGTTTTACCAGATCAGCGCCCTTCCGAATTTCAAATCCCCAGTTACTCATGCATTCTTGGCAAAAATGGCGCTGAAGAACTCAAATTTTATCCATGTTTCTTACCCTAATGATGGTTGCTAA
- the LOC130691953 gene encoding uncharacterized protein LOC130691953, translating to MMKSLLILVVAVGCASAQYNLNPKDVRSDNPSPSFEVEQADERFIKTVSLTLTTTTTTTTSTTTATCTTSTGGLSVCTASGRRRRGLHLSGNKEGRGLFYNENETESEDGTIFLPSPIKEEVQPVKSVPESIRETREAPVPIPFVVQPGFNAPAGQGRVLLYFGTSTVTTTTTTTTTTSLTAICRSTTGYPVCGSTGK from the exons ATGATGAAAAGCTTATTAATTCTTGTCGTTGCAGTTGGCTGTGCTTCTGCTCAGTACAATCTAAATCCCAAAGACGTCCGAAGCGACAACCCGTCGCCTTCCTTTGAGGTCGAACAAGCTGATGAACGATTTATTAAAACAGTCTCTTTGACCTTAACGACCACGACGACCACAACAACTTCGACGACAACAGCAACGTGCACCACGTCCACAGGTGGACTTTCTGTTTGCACAGCCTCCGGAAGACGGCGTCGTGGTCTCCATCTCAGCGGAAACAAGGAAGGCCGTGGACTCTTCTACAACGAAAATGAAACTGAAAGCGAAGACGGAACCATTTTCCTTCCATCACCCATCAA GGAAGAAGTTCAACCTGTGAAATCAGTACCTGAATCCATCCGCGAAACACGCGAAGCCCCAGTACCAATCCCGTTCGTCGTTCAGCCCGGATTTAATGCTCCTGCTGGCCAAGGACGTGTGTTGCTCTATTTCGGCACATCGACAGTCACgaccacaacaacgacaacaacgacaacgTCGTTGACTGCCATTTGCCGCAGCACCACCGGATATCCAGTGTGCGGATCCACTGGCAAATAA
- the LOC130691937 gene encoding uncharacterized protein LOC130691937 → MQLLFSSILILAVASCVYAEAGKDSKNDGLEKSFRAGGPEPSYDVKEEKNEGRFIFKTVSVTLQTLTITSTSTAVSTCTTSTGGLSVCTASGRRRRGLHLSGNKEGRGLFYNENEEDNEDGNVFLPSVNKVDDKPVQSEAIREAKESSVQTVPFVVQPGFDAPAGQGRVYLAFGTSTITTTTTTTSTSTLTAICISTTGFQVCGSQGK, encoded by the exons ATGCAACTCTTGTTTTCCAGCATATTGATATTGGCCGTAGCATCTTGTGTGTACGCTGAAGCCGGAAAGGATTCCAAAAACGACGGCCTAGAGAAAAGCTTCCGCGCTGGGGGTCCGGAACCTTCATATGACgtcaaggaagaaaaaaatgaaggccgtttcattttcaaaactgTGTCGGTGACTCTTCAGACATTGACTATTACCTCAACTTCAACTGCGGTATCGACATGTACGACATCAACGGGTGGTCTTTCCGTTTGCACTGCTTCCGGACGACGTCGTCGTGGTCTCCATCTCAGCGGAAACAAGGAAGGACGCGGGCTGTTCTACaacgaaaacgaagaagataaCGAAGATGGCAACGTTTTCCTACCATCTGTTAACAA AGTTGATGATAAACCTGTTCAATCTGAGGCTATTCGTGAAGCCAAAGAAAGCTCTGTTCAGACCGTTCCATTCGTTGTCCAACCTGGATTTGACGCTCCTGCTGGCCAGGGCCGTGTATATTTAGCTTTTGGCACGTCAACGATCACGACtaccactacaactactagCACTAGCACGTTGACTGCTATTTGCATCAGCACTACGGGATTCCAGGTGTGCGGATCCCAGGGCAAATAA
- the LOC130691938 gene encoding uncharacterized protein LOC130691938 — MQLVFASVFLVSFIIYASAQYQLDPSEYYVDTHFRSGSPSSSFDVAEADERFIKTISLTLSTTTITTTTTSMATCTTSTGGLSVCTASGRRRRGLHLSRNKEGRGLFYAENEGESEDGTIFLPSPIKEEVKQIQPEIVPTPEENKAAKAIPFVVEPGFSAPSRQSRVLVYFGTSTTTTTTTTTSTSTLTAVCRSTTGYPVCGSTGK; from the exons atgcagctcGTTTTCGCTAGCGTATTCCTCGTTTCCTTCATTATTTATGCATCGGCTCAATACCAGCTAGATCCTAGCGAATACTACGTTGACACTCATTTCAGGAGCGGAAGCCCATCTTCATCTTTCGATGTCGCAGAGGCCGACGAACGTTTTATCAAGACGATATCATTGACTCTATCGACGACTACCATCACCACAACAACGACTTCGATGGCAACTTGTACCACATCCACTGGTGGCCTTTCCGTTTGCACAGCCTCCGGACGACGCCGTCGTGGTCTCCATCTCAGCCGAAACAAGGAAGGCCGTGGACTGTTCTACGCTGAGAATGAAGGCGAAAGCGAAGATGGAACCATCTTCTTGCCGTCGCCTATCAA GGAAGAGGTAAAGCAAATTCAACCGGAGATCGTCCCAACTCctgaagaaaacaaagcgGCCAAGGCGATTCCGTTCGTCGTCGAGCCTGGATTCAGTGCTCCTTCTAGACAAAGTCGTGTTTTGGTGTATTTTGGCACGTCAACTACCACGACAACCACTACAACCACCAGCACATCGACGTTGACGGCCGTCTGCCGCAGCACCACCGGATATCCAGTGTGTGGATCCACCGGCAAATAG
- the LOC132088572 gene encoding uncharacterized protein LOC132088572 has translation MQHSLQSFLVLAVAVYCASAQYQASDPHPSFDAIQVKAEERFIKTASLTFVTTTVTVTTSAVTTCTTSTGGLSVCTASGRRRRGLHLSGNREGRGLFYNENEGESEDGSIFLPLPETIKEKSTSSEVVPVRQVRKEAAPIPFVVQPGFNAPAGQGRVLLYFGTSTVTTTSTTTTTTTLTATCRSTTGYQLCGSTGK, from the exons atgcaacaTTCTTTGCAAAGCTTCTTGGTCTTGGCCGTAGCAGTTTATTGCGCTTCTGCGCAATATCAAGCGAGCGACCCTCATCCGTCTTTTGATGCCATTCAAGTCAAAGCTGAGGAGCGTTTCATTAAAACAGCCTCGTTGACATTTGTAACAACGACAGTTACCGTGACAACGTCCGCTGTAACAACATGCACCACGTCCACAGGTGGACTTTCGGTTTGCACGGCTTCCGGAAGACGCCGTCGTGGTCTCCATCTTAGCGGAAACAGGGAAGGTCGTGGACTGTTCTACAACGAAAATGAAGGAGAAAGCGAAGACGGAagtatttttcttcctctacCTGAAAC aattaaagaaaagtcCACATCGTCTGAGGTTGTACCTGTCCGACAAGTCAGGAAAGAGGCCGCTCCTATTCCATTCGTCGTTCAACCAGGATTCAATGCTCCGGCCGGACAAGGTCGCGTATTGCTGTATTTCGGCACTTCGACCGTCACGACCACCTCCACCACAACTACCACTACTACGTTGACGGCCACCTGTCGCAGCACCACTGGATACCAATTGTGCGGATCCACCGGCAAATAA